The Desulfurobacterium sp. TC5-1 genome segment CTCTCTTACACCTTTACCTTTTATCTCATCAAGAAGATACTCAAAAAGCTCTTCCGTCATCTCCATCAAGTCGTAGTAATCAGCGTAGGCCATGTACCACTCTATCATCGTAAATTCAGGATTATGCCTTGTGCTTATTCCTTCGTTTCTAAAGTTCCTGCCTATTTCATAAACCCTATCAAGACCACCCACAATTAACCTTTTAAGATACAGCTCAGGTGCTATTCGGAGATAAACGTCTATATCAAGAGCGTTGTAGTGAGTAATAAACGGTTTTGCGGCAGCACCGGAAGCAACAGTCTGAAGAATGGGTGTCTCAACCTCCATAAAACCTCTACTGTTAAGAAAATCCCTTATTTTTTGAATAAGTTTTGAGCGGGTTTTAAATATCTCTCTAACTTCTGGATTAACGATAAGGTCAAGATAACGCTGTCTGTATCTCTTCTCAACATCTTTTAGCCCATGCCACTTTTCTGGAAGCGGTCTCAAAGACTTTGTAAGCGGCGTCATCTCTTTTACTTCTAAAGTGAGCTCCCCTGTTCTCGTTCTAAAAAGCACCCCCTTAACACCTACAATATCACCTATATCTATCAGCTTTTTAAAAACTTTATTGTAAAACTCAGTCCCAACGTCATCTCTCCTTATATAACACTGGAGTCTTCCGGTAGAATCCTGAATATGGAAAAATGCCGCTTTTCCCATAATCCTCATGGAAACAATTCTTCCAGCTAAAGAATAGGTGTCCTCCGGCAACCTTTCATTTTCTCTCTCTTCTTCATCTTTTGTTTTGCCAAACTTCTCTATCAATTCACCGCAGGTAGCATTTGTCTCATACCTGTAAGCATAAGGATTAAAACCTTCCTCTTTCCACTTCTCAGCTTTCTCTTTACGAATTTCCATTATGGTCTTTTCAGCCATTTACGTCTCCTTCCTTTTATTTTCACCAGTTTGCAGAGTGTAATATTATAATCCTAATGACAGATTTGTTAAATCCAACCTGAAAAGCCTCACTTTAGCCACTATAGTAGAATTAGGATATTAATTTCCGGAACTTGAGAGGTTTAACCTGTGAAACTTTTTGAAATCACCGGTAAGATAGTCATTGGATTCCTCGAATTTATCGGGAGATGGTTTTTAATCGCTGGAAAGGCCGTATCCCTTGCATTTAAAAAGCCCTTGAAAGCAGGGAGATACTTCTACTACCTGGCCACGATAGGAGCAGATTCCTTCCCGGTTATAGCAATCACTTCCCTATTCACCGGCGGTGTTATAGCACTTGAAACCTATACTGCATTTCACAGATTTAACGCAGAATACCTCATAGGTGCAGTTGTCGGTATCTCTATGGCAAGAGAGTTAAGCCCCGTTTTAACAGCACTCCTCGTCACGGCCAGAACCGGTTCAGCAATGGCTGCTGAAATCGGAACGATGAGGGTAACTGAACAGATAGATGCCCTCGAAATGATGGCGGTTAATCCTATAAAATACCTTATAACGCCGAGGGTTTATGCAACCATCGTTGGAACGGTTGTCCTGAGTGTTCTATCGGATATTATCGGTTTTGTCGGTGGATACATAGTAGGTGTAAAAATGTTCAACATCAACAGCACCCTTTTTATGAGATACACTCAAAACTTCATGACTATGGACGATGTATGGCACGGTCTAATC includes the following:
- the lysS gene encoding lysine--tRNA ligase, whose translation is MAEKTIMEIRKEKAEKWKEEGFNPYAYRYETNATCGELIEKFGKTKDEEERENERLPEDTYSLAGRIVSMRIMGKAAFFHIQDSTGRLQCYIRRDDVGTEFYNKVFKKLIDIGDIVGVKGVLFRTRTGELTLEVKEMTPLTKSLRPLPEKWHGLKDVEKRYRQRYLDLIVNPEVREIFKTRSKLIQKIRDFLNSRGFMEVETPILQTVASGAAAKPFITHYNALDIDVYLRIAPELYLKRLIVGGLDRVYEIGRNFRNEGISTRHNPEFTMIEWYMAYADYYDLMEMTEELFEYLLDEIKGKGVREIEYQGMKISFKRPWKRISFVGELAKRTGLTVDEILHDEQKVLEVAKKHGVEDAEKLSHFKRVQELFEILIEPELIQPTFVVDFPKAISPLAKEKRDNPELVERFELFVFGQEIANAYSELNNPEEQAKRFMQQLQEKAKGDEEAMAYDEDFVRALEYGMPPTAGEGIGIDRLTMLFTDKDSIREVLLFPQLKPEKREEEADE
- a CDS encoding ABC transporter permease, with translation MKLFEITGKIVIGFLEFIGRWFLIAGKAVSLAFKKPLKAGRYFYYLATIGADSFPVIAITSLFTGGVIALETYTAFHRFNAEYLIGAVVGISMARELSPVLTALLVTARTGSAMAAEIGTMRVTEQIDALEMMAVNPIKYLITPRVYATIVGTVVLSVLSDIIGFVGGYIVGVKMFNINSTLFMRYTQNFMTMDDVWHGLIKAAFFGFILSVTSCLYGYYTKGGAKGVGEATTKAVVTSSMAILIFDYIITYILRTLNL